A region of Salirhabdus salicampi DNA encodes the following proteins:
- a CDS encoding MBL fold metallo-hydrolase has translation MRIEFLGTAGAVPIPRPLCQCSVCVEAKEKGIPYSRTGPGLFIHGPNLLLDTSEHSYEQLNRSNITTIDGVCYSHWHPDHVQGLRVLESMNADWLHFPPNHQTTDVYLPEQVAKDFQHRLGIHEHLQYFSDEGFIRLHLPQDGDTFELNGSTILPFRLAEDYVYGFLLEEENKRVLIVPDELYQWTPPKSLQGIDVAILPLGICEFHPLNGERLIQKDHPLLQSEATFAYTLQVVKQLQPKRTIITHIEEPDGLSYNDFKVLEKKLREDEYNIEFAYDTMKIDV, from the coding sequence ATGAGAATTGAATTTCTTGGTACAGCGGGTGCAGTTCCGATACCTCGTCCCCTTTGTCAATGTTCAGTTTGTGTAGAAGCAAAAGAAAAAGGTATACCCTATAGCCGTACTGGCCCTGGCTTGTTTATTCACGGACCAAATTTATTATTAGATACTTCTGAACATAGTTACGAACAACTTAATCGATCAAATATTACTACTATTGATGGGGTATGTTATTCCCACTGGCATCCAGACCATGTCCAAGGGCTACGTGTGCTTGAATCAATGAATGCGGATTGGTTACACTTTCCCCCTAACCATCAAACAACTGATGTATACTTGCCAGAACAAGTAGCGAAAGACTTTCAACATCGCTTAGGAATTCATGAGCATTTACAGTATTTCAGCGATGAAGGGTTTATCCGTCTCCACCTACCTCAAGATGGAGATACCTTTGAATTAAACGGATCTACCATCCTTCCTTTTCGTTTAGCGGAAGATTATGTTTATGGTTTTTTACTGGAGGAAGAAAACAAACGGGTGTTGATTGTGCCTGATGAATTGTACCAATGGACACCTCCAAAATCATTGCAAGGTATTGACGTAGCAATTTTACCACTTGGTATTTGCGAGTTTCACCCGTTAAATGGAGAGCGACTCATTCAAAAAGACCATCCACTATTGCAGTCGGAAGCTACATTTGCTTATACATTACAAGTAGTAAAACAATTGCAACCGAAAAGAACGATTATTACTCATATTGAGGAACCTGATGGGCTTAGTTATAACGATTTTAAAGTGTTGGAAAAGAAGTTGCGTGAAGATGAATACAATATCGAATTCGCGTATGATACGATGAAAATCGATGTGTAA
- a CDS encoding DUF4395 domain-containing protein, whose product MGIPKPLVKFNQLFIVFTVTTGIFIPSMLILPFIIGLITVITKRNPIILMTKPLLRKQTNEYILEDRDQQLFNQWIATILIGLSILFYSLGYSTASIVLNLMVILAAGIALLGFCVGCFIRFRYIMWKQKRKSV is encoded by the coding sequence ATGGGAATACCTAAACCACTCGTAAAATTCAACCAATTATTTATCGTATTCACTGTAACGACTGGTATATTTATCCCGTCTATGCTAATTCTCCCTTTTATCATCGGACTCATTACAGTTATAACAAAACGTAACCCAATCATACTCATGACAAAGCCACTATTACGGAAACAAACTAACGAATATATACTGGAAGATCGTGATCAACAATTATTTAATCAATGGATTGCTACCATTTTAATTGGTTTATCTATACTGTTTTATTCCCTTGGCTACTCAACAGCCTCAATCGTATTAAACCTTATGGTTATTTTGGCAGCTGGAATAGCTTTGTTAGGTTTTTGTGTAGGCTGTTTTATCCGGTTCCGGTATATCATGTGGAAACAGAAACGAAAATCCGTTTAA
- a CDS encoding DUF3231 family protein: protein MTNKSIDQEKGEYRKGKSLHISDTMYCWTYLSMLEEFKGITDSTDIQEDEELVQFIQVVQELTEGQRSKLVTFMEEEKLYLSKDKEKKSTEQTDVITSKQLQNNRDIAQTVNAKLTACVTICGTAIAKASRKDLAELYFQFFTEMMKYATKCKALLGKRGWLQLAPNKGTTPLTRDQA from the coding sequence ATGACAAACAAATCAATCGATCAGGAGAAAGGGGAATATCGAAAGGGGAAATCGTTACATATTAGTGATACGATGTACTGCTGGACATACTTGTCGATGTTAGAGGAATTCAAAGGTATAACGGATTCGACTGATATACAAGAAGATGAGGAACTCGTGCAGTTTATTCAAGTTGTACAGGAATTGACGGAAGGGCAGCGAAGCAAGCTCGTTACATTTATGGAAGAAGAAAAGTTATACCTATCTAAAGACAAGGAAAAGAAATCGACTGAACAGACCGATGTCATCACATCTAAACAATTACAAAATAATCGGGATATTGCGCAAACGGTAAATGCAAAATTGACTGCATGTGTAACCATTTGTGGTACAGCGATTGCAAAAGCTAGTCGTAAAGATTTAGCGGAGCTATATTTTCAATTTTTTACCGAAATGATGAAATATGCGACGAAATGTAAAGCATTGTTAGGGAAAAGAGGTTGGTTACAACTGGCTCCAAATAAAGGGACTACTCCTTTGACACGAGACCAAGCTTAA
- a CDS encoding zinc-ribbon domain-containing protein codes for MYCTQCGNLLEKNSSFCANCGMKVEKRNQIDTSNKKSNVLYQNEKNQYNSEPVQNQTQYSQQTTDSGRTLKDKRLPTILAILIPILTFILMLGVVSSTYVHEHKVNKLVLSYLEEGEMLAQEGKFAEAKEVFHEALKLRNDFATLRQNLVLVEEAMTYDEQMNQAKDLLKEEALVEVGHRLSTLRENVHQFNPVLQQPLLNKINVIQDTVTVELVRRDIQNSSTLQELIEQLTTIEHIRTQISSGVKADILHKIVEVARDEAYEKLEQNQFADALHVVEMALQHVTHNEELTELKQNIVTAKDRFEREEQQRIEETMEAEAARDLYNQTEGIQLGEWEIYFDYENDLIIKGFVHNTGTVNMGEIILYYTVYDEAGNVLTYNYTFATPEILAPNEIGEFFTYESGVDGYGEVEVEINEMVWTLY; via the coding sequence ATGTATTGTACTCAATGTGGTAATCTACTAGAAAAGAATAGCAGTTTTTGTGCTAATTGTGGTATGAAAGTGGAAAAGCGTAATCAAATAGATACATCTAACAAAAAAAGTAATGTTTTATATCAAAATGAGAAGAATCAATATAACTCCGAGCCTGTTCAAAACCAAACTCAATATTCACAGCAAACTACTGATTCTGGGAGAACGTTAAAGGATAAGAGATTGCCGACAATTCTCGCAATACTCATACCGATTTTAACATTTATTTTAATGCTTGGAGTTGTTAGTTCTACTTATGTTCATGAACATAAAGTAAATAAACTAGTACTGTCTTACCTCGAAGAAGGGGAAATGTTAGCACAAGAAGGAAAGTTTGCCGAAGCGAAAGAGGTTTTCCACGAGGCTTTGAAATTAAGAAATGACTTTGCCACGCTAAGGCAAAATTTAGTCTTAGTTGAAGAAGCGATGACATATGATGAACAAATGAATCAAGCAAAGGACCTGTTAAAAGAGGAAGCACTTGTTGAGGTTGGTCATCGCCTTTCCACATTAAGGGAAAATGTACATCAATTTAACCCGGTGTTACAGCAACCTCTTTTAAATAAAATAAATGTCATTCAAGATACGGTAACAGTAGAATTAGTACGCCGTGATATCCAAAACAGTTCAACATTACAAGAATTAATAGAGCAACTAACAACTATTGAACATATTCGGACACAAATATCGAGTGGTGTGAAGGCTGACATACTTCATAAAATTGTCGAAGTAGCACGGGATGAGGCATACGAGAAACTTGAACAAAATCAGTTTGCAGATGCATTGCATGTTGTCGAAATGGCATTACAACATGTAACTCATAATGAAGAACTTACTGAACTGAAACAAAATATCGTAACAGCGAAAGATCGTTTTGAAAGAGAAGAGCAACAACGTATAGAAGAAACGATGGAGGCTGAAGCGGCAAGAGACTTATACAACCAGACAGAAGGTATTCAGCTCGGTGAGTGGGAAATTTACTTTGACTACGAAAATGATCTCATAATTAAAGGTTTTGTACATAATACTGGGACGGTTAATATGGGAGAAATCATACTTTACTACACGGTTTATGATGAAGCGGGCAATGTCCTGACATATAACTATACATTTGCTACACCGGAAATTTTGGCCCCAAATGAAATAGGGGAGTTTTTCACGTACGAATCAGGTGTTGATGGGTATGGTGAAGTTGAAGTAGAAATCAATGAAATGGTTTGGACGCTATATTAA
- a CDS encoding S1C family serine protease: MKWIISTILTGLIIGAGVFGYFFVKDYVRSQLSASSTIVATEDVKEERDQGKTEEKDVKDVINEVQQKVVMIEVPSRGSIGSGFLYNDQGDILTNSHVVRGATNVIVKTADERELEGIVIGAGDRLDVAVIRVPALRGETPLQLANQYGGDLGDEVLALGSPLGLQNTVTTGIISGVERDFDIDQYSYENVFQISAPIAPGNSGGPLVLRDNGMVIGINSAVAEQGSIGFSIPIRQIIDVVVNWSHSAEHSNIPSISTTNNKGS; this comes from the coding sequence ATGAAATGGATAATCAGCACCATTCTTACCGGCCTTATTATAGGAGCAGGAGTATTTGGCTATTTTTTTGTAAAGGATTATGTACGTTCACAACTGTCTGCTAGTTCTACCATTGTAGCTACAGAAGATGTGAAAGAAGAACGAGACCAAGGTAAAACAGAGGAAAAGGATGTTAAAGATGTCATAAATGAAGTTCAACAAAAAGTGGTTATGATAGAAGTACCTAGCCGTGGTTCCATTGGTTCAGGTTTCTTATATAATGACCAAGGAGACATATTGACGAATAGTCATGTTGTTCGGGGGGCTACTAACGTTATAGTTAAAACCGCTGATGAGCGTGAACTTGAAGGGATTGTCATTGGGGCTGGTGATCGTTTAGACGTTGCCGTCATTAGAGTTCCGGCCTTAAGAGGAGAAACCCCTCTTCAATTAGCTAACCAATACGGTGGAGATTTAGGTGATGAAGTTTTAGCGCTTGGAAGTCCACTAGGATTACAAAACACAGTGACGACTGGGATTATCAGTGGTGTAGAACGGGATTTTGATATTGATCAATATTCCTATGAAAATGTCTTTCAAATTTCAGCACCAATTGCCCCTGGGAACAGTGGTGGTCCACTTGTGTTAAGAGATAATGGTATGGTTATCGGCATTAACTCCGCAGTGGCTGAACAGGGATCGATTGGATTCAGCATACCAATTCGACAAATTATAGACGTAGTTGTCAACTGGTCCCACAGTGCCGAACATTCTAATATCCCATCAATTTCTACTACTAATAATAAAGGTTCATGA
- a CDS encoding N-acetylmuramoyl-L-alanine amidase yields MKYLAFIDDGHGMDTPGKRTPYIEELGRSIKENEFNAPVAKKIVEELKRHNVDAYLTAPGDKDVPLKQRTDFANQKYREYQSKYGSRNVVAVFVSVHYNAYDGSFEEPSPSGIELYVYNGYKNKRTGDLAKAIAKYLRQGTDQNYRGIKEANFHVLRETSMHAVLTENGFMDNKREAMLMIDKDFQHEVVIEHTKGILEFFGLPYKAPKQDSGDASGSIYYRVVTGSFKDRDNAEKRVKELKKAGYDSFITDYQYENTVYHRVVTGSFQKKDNAEKRVQQLKQAGYDSFIAVYRK; encoded by the coding sequence ATGAAGTATTTAGCCTTTATTGATGATGGGCATGGTATGGATACTCCAGGTAAGCGAACACCGTATATTGAGGAACTAGGACGCTCCATAAAAGAAAATGAATTTAATGCCCCAGTAGCGAAGAAAATTGTAGAAGAACTAAAGCGCCATAATGTTGATGCTTATTTAACCGCACCAGGGGATAAAGACGTTCCATTAAAGCAACGAACTGACTTTGCCAATCAGAAGTATCGGGAATATCAAAGCAAATACGGAAGCAGAAACGTAGTGGCTGTATTTGTTTCCGTTCATTACAATGCCTATGACGGATCCTTTGAGGAACCTAGTCCATCTGGTATTGAGTTATATGTTTACAATGGCTACAAGAATAAGCGGACAGGAGACTTAGCTAAAGCAATTGCAAAATATTTGCGTCAAGGTACCGATCAAAATTATCGGGGAATTAAGGAAGCAAACTTTCACGTTTTACGGGAAACATCGATGCACGCTGTCTTAACGGAAAATGGATTTATGGACAACAAAAGAGAAGCAATGCTCATGATAGATAAAGACTTTCAACACGAAGTGGTAATTGAACACACAAAAGGGATTTTAGAATTTTTTGGCCTCCCATATAAAGCACCGAAACAGGATAGTGGAGACGCATCGGGAAGTATTTATTATCGTGTAGTGACAGGGTCTTTTAAAGATCGAGATAACGCAGAAAAACGAGTTAAAGAACTAAAAAAAGCGGGCTATGACAGTTTTATTACAGACTATCAGTATGAAAATACAGTATATCACCGTGTAGTAACAGGGTCATTTCAGAAGAAGGACAATGCAGAAAAGCGGGTTCAGCAACTAAAACAAGCGGGCTATGACAGTTTCATAGCTGTTTATCGTAAGTAA